One segment of Strix uralensis isolate ZFMK-TIS-50842 chromosome 11, bStrUra1, whole genome shotgun sequence DNA contains the following:
- the LOC141948043 gene encoding zona pellucida sperm-binding protein 3-like: MGSRGSLGFALFCWVLAEAVSYSPWGFPQRNSGVLRVRGDSSWIRPHVPSFSQPSPWAWVDVSQLQAAAPLHPVAVQCQEAQMVVTVHRDLFGTGRLVKVADLTLGSAACLPVAQSAAEGTVTFVAGLHECGSTLQMTPDSLIYKTILSYKPTPSGNLVIVRTNAAVVPIECHYPRKSNVSSNAIQPTWAPFRSTLSAEERLMFSLRLMNDDWSTERISNGFQLGESLHLQADVASGDHVPLRLFVDDCVATLSPDRKSFPRYALIDLSGCLVDGRSDDTTSAFISPRPRQETLQFVVDAFKFVGDDRNLIYITCHLKVSPADQAPDPLNKACSFNKASSLWAPVEGTGDICSCCETGNCPLYGGYSRRINPPARWLGRRLKRDISSKQGGSSRAAEAEVSVGPLLILDSAQGLWSSSGGLAPAGKTPHGAAEGLPMLVQVAMLTAATVLSLTALGLFLVCRKYSYPSGVSLEKLGVRDGQGLKMGVASSCSRSGWASRGEKSLMFGL; this comes from the exons ATGGGGTCTAGAGGCAGCCTGGGCTTTGCACTGTTTTGCTGGGTGCTGGCTGAAGCAGTGTCTTACAGCCCCTGGGGTTTCCCTCAAAGAAATTCAGGGGTCTTGAGGGTCCGTGGGGACTCCTCTTGGATCCGGCCTCATGTGCCTTCCTTTTCCCAGCCCTCTCCCTGGGCATGGGTGGATGTGTCCCAgctccaggctgcagccccaCTGCACCCCGTGGCCGTGCAGTGCCAGGAGGCGCAGATGGTGGTCACAGTGCACAGGGACCTCTTTGGCACAGGGCGCCTGGTCAAGGTTGCGGACCTGACCCTGGGCTCTGCTGCTTGTCTGCCTGTGGCCCAGAGCGCTGCTGAGGGCACAGTGACCTTTGTGGCTGGACTGCATGAGTGTGGCAGCACCCTGCAG ATGACCCCAGACTCCTTGATCTACAAAACAATTTTGTCCTACAAACCTACTCCTTCTGGCAACCTGGTCATTGTAAGGACCAACGCAGCTGTGGTTCCTATTGAGTGTCACTATCCCAG GAAGAGCAATGTGAGCAGCAATGCCATCCAGCCCACGTGGGCTCCCTTCCGCTCCACCCTGTCGGCAGAGGAGAGGCTGATGTTCTCCCTACGCCTCATGAATG ATGACTGGAGCACTGAGAGAATCTCCAATGGTTTCCAGCTGGGGGAAAGCCTGCACCTCCAGGCTGATGTTGCTTCTGGGGACCATGTACCTCTAAGGCTCTTTGTGGATGACTGTGTTGCTACTCTGAGTCCAGACAGGAAATCCTTTCCCCGATATGCCTTGATTGACCTCAGCGG GTGCTTGGTGGATGGGAGATCAGATGACACCACTTCAGCTTTCATCTCTCCAAGGCCGAGGCAGGAAACACTGCAGTTTGTGGTTGATGCATTCAAGTTTGTGGGAGATGACAGGAATTTG ATCTACATCACCTGCCACCTGAAGGTCTCCCCAGCTGATCAAGCCCCTGATCCATTGAACAAGGCCTGTTCCTTCAACAAAGCCAGCAGCCT TTGGGCTCCTGTGGAGGGTACTGGAGacatctgcagctgctgtgaGACTGGCAACTGTCCATTGTATGGAGGATACTCCCGGAGAATTAACCCTCCAGCCAGATGGCTAGGGAGGCGCTTGAAGAGAGACATCTCTTCCAAGCAAG GTGGGTCCTCAAGGGCAGCAGAGGCTGAAGTTTCAGTTGGACCACTGTTAATCCTTGATTCAGCTCAGGGATTATGGAGTTCCTCTGGAGGCCTTGCACCAGCAGGGAAGACCCCACATG GTGCTGCTGAAGGACTTCCTATGCTGGTCCAAGTTGCCATGCTCACAGCAGCCACTGTGCTGAGCTTAACTGCTCTTGGACTGTTTCTTGTGTGCAGAAAATATAGCTACCCTTCTGGAGTGTCACT GGAAAAACTTGGTGTTAGAGATGGGCAAGGGCTGAAGATGGGTGTTGCTTCTAGCTG CAGCCGAAGTGGCTGGGCATCGCGTGGGGAGAAGAGCCTGATGTTTGGGCTCTGA
- the CD276 gene encoding CD276 antigen gives MPRMPCCPLLALGVLALSLAGAMEIQVPDEPVVALFGRDATLRCSFSPEANFSLDDLSLIWQLTDTKRLVHSFSGGQDQLADQGGGYANRTALFYDQLAQGNVSLLLRRVEISDEGSFTCFVRVRDYSSAAVTLQVAAPYSKPNMNLEPNKDLKPGDLAAVTCHASRGYPEASVLWQDSRGSNITENITTSQVANEEGLFDVHSVLQVLVEPSSTYSCLVRNPVLQQETHASVTITGQHLAFPAVALWLTVGLAICVVGLLAVLVYVCQKKIRQSREEEEENAGTEEQDEEGEEPKTALQPLKSAESKDDNEQEID, from the exons ATGCCAAGGATGCCCTGCTGCCCGCTGCTTGCCCTGGGAGTGCTGGCACTCAGCCTGGCAG GTGCCATGGAGATCCAGGTCCCGGATGAGCCCGTGGTGGCTCTTTTTGGCCGAGATGCCACCCTGCGCTGCTCCTTCTCCCCAGAGGCCAACTTCAGCCTCGATGACCTGAGCCTCATCTGGCAGCTGACGGACACCAAGCGCTTGgtccacagcttctctggtgGTCAGGACCAACTGGCAGACCAGGGTGGGGGCTACGCCAACCGTACGGCCCTCTTCTACGACCAGCTGGCCCAGGGCAATGTCTCCCTGCTCCTCCGGCGTGTGGAGATCTCGGATGAGGGCAGCTTCACCTGCTTTGTCCGGGTCCGGGACTACAGCAGTGCGGCCGTAACGTTGCAGGTGGCAG CTCCCTACTCCAAGCCCAATATGAACCTGGAGCCCAACAAGGACTTGAAGCCGGGAGATCTGGCGGCTGTGACTTGCCACGCTTCCCGCGGCTACCCTGAGGCCAGTGTCCTCTGGCAGGACAGCCGGGGCAGCAACATCACTGAAAACATCACCACGTCCCAGGTGGCCAACGAGGAAGGTCTCTTTGATGTGCACAGTGTCCTCCAGGTGCTGGTGGAGCCCAGCAGCACCTACTCCTGCCTGGTGCGAAACCCGGTGCTGCAGCAGGAGACCCACGCCTCCGTCACCATCACGG GCCAACACCTCGCCTTCCCCGCTGTGGCACTCTGGCTGACGGTGGGACTTGCCATCTGCGTCGTGGGGCTGCTCGCTGTCCTGGTGTATGTGTGCCAGAAGAAAATCCgccagagcagggaggaagaggaggaaaatgcag GGACAGAGgagcaggatgaggagggggaagaacCCAAGACAG CTCTGCAGCCGCTGAAGAGTGCGGAGAGCAAAGATG atAACGAGCAAGAGATTGATTGA